One part of the Epinephelus fuscoguttatus linkage group LG12, E.fuscoguttatus.final_Chr_v1 genome encodes these proteins:
- the LOC125899039 gene encoding protein ripply1-like — protein sequence MSSACLVLQQPSFSAAPWSRPLPVSSSSDTNGSQTTLWRPWLSSDKDGPDRCPRSKLSCPYSRPTLPGCLSSDGKPQAFQHPVRLFWPKSKSFDYLYRDGEALLRNFPIQATISFYEESDSEDEDDEDWEEDGDSEECLKQQQSHFTSYN from the exons ATGAGTTCCGCGTGCCTGGTCCTCCAGCAGCCGTCCTTCAGCGCAGCACCGTGGTCGCGCCCGCTgccagtgagcagcagctcgGACACAAACGGCAG CCAGACGACACTCTGGAGACCATGGTTATCCAGCGACAAAGATGGACCAGACCGATGCCCACGGAGCAAGCTGTCCTGT CCTTACTCCAGACCCACACTGCCAGGCTGCCTCTCATCAGATGGGAAACCTCAGGCCTTCCAGCACCCTGTCAG GCTGTTCTGGCCCAAATCCAAGTCATTTGACTATCTGTACAGGGACGGAGAGGCTCTGCTGAGGAACTTCCCCATTCAGGCAACCATCAGCTTCTATGAAGAGTCTGACAGTGAAGATGAGGATGACGAGGACTGGGAGGAGGACGGTGACTCTGAGGAGTGTCTAAAACAGCAGCAGTCTCATTTCACCTCATACAACTGA